The proteins below come from a single Hemibagrus wyckioides isolate EC202008001 linkage group LG22, SWU_Hwy_1.0, whole genome shotgun sequence genomic window:
- the cspg4ba gene encoding chondroitin sulfate proteoglycan 4: MKTLLLYALLLLFVGVARGASFYGDGFVQLKMKDSSHSTFNSLHIRFRTSSQRGVLFLAAGQSHYLLLELSSGRLQAKLDLGSGEQILDSDKGNPLNDLAWHTVDLIHDRFNVILTVDKHFQTSQRLSDSQQQLDISDGLYIGGTGGLDKVYLPNDLTGFRGCLDEVLFNQNNLLSSLRPYSGLKNVYEVSLGCSPQFFANEDDAVSFFSSRAYVSLPPWSAQQEWTLECSVHTSAQEGIIMYNSAREGGFVAMEIHDGLLVAVVGRDGMRTELRSLTFVNDKKWHYVKLYFTSKSLQLTIDGETVKSSIKSRSKTLHLKGFLFLGGVDDGTRSEVRKVGLSSVAGKRIKGGSFKGCFRDIKVNGILTGLPNALVTKDVSVGCEPEKEPQVPTTAGSPVFQSVTQLPSIDMSTLAKGLVAGHGQNFLQLRNLVVPEGGRASLESKHIKVNLDFKKLGIRQSQIMFRIEEQPVHGQLRFDVDQEQEESTFSMLDLWHGRVMYIHGGSEDPHDYFMFSIFSSSRKVKPSYLKGEKLYMFNVTVTPTNDAPELSLPEGNLFVLLENSRKRLTTDVLKATDVDSSSTDLVYSVLGNLNADAGFLETEDNPGQAVTSFPHSALEAGKINYAHTGVKNSRIVLRVSDGEKISNTVVLRIMAVKLEYSIANNTGVEVTQGETALINTTQLAIQTNAVRQAVDIRYDVIEPPRFGELQKLHSNGEWKSTDSFSQRVLEKDRLRYLSTFKDIQTANVTDHFKCKVTVAAKATEELVFDIKTKWIHYTLERNEVLQMDKIRRMAIDPEHLYARTHGVDLTEDQIYFKLLSSTKKGLILLNNKKLSAYSMFSQMNITNMEVEYQLIDRPYENTSDTFEYQVFSKHAHSASHVFRINIRADINSVYIKNNGLAVFEGESKLITNNELFAETLSTKEIYYTVTEMPKHGKLARINLSNSTKHYDNLVSFTYQDIIEERLMYVHDDSETTHDQFRFTASTSPLAKSLANEDDSGSKDGVFNITIQLVNDEKPVRIVDKVFHVVKNGQRLLTLDDLCYHDADSDFSDGQLVYTRRGIPIGDLVLVNDTSHKLYQFHQEDLEQKRVLFLHRGMNSGRFVLFVSDGKHYISSLLDISAQDPYLKVANNTGLLVQKGQTGMFSSANFSVVTNMDIREDSEIKFKISDAPKHGALFIKDQRVDSFTQYELKNALLLYRHDDSKNLAEFFTLIVEARGLHLEARINVKVYLESHQKPPVLLNNKILVVDEGKPVKIERGKLEVTHEANLPNEIIFTVKVAPAYGYLRRFHNGKEQFQGVEQDPLMTFTQQGINTGNVQYVQITPERVNDSFVLEASNGVTELSDIVMTVDIIPQYIPIEVSNITLKEGASKALTEDIIRVTSPHFSGLHFVYYVSEGPMHGHIENSRFPGTPTTYFTRKQVEQEFIYYVHDNSETFQDYFTVIANATDLRKHSTPRTVHVQVTPVNDKAPVITANRVLRVWVGSITEITPEDLHAEDDDTAPGQLHYLTTQPSNGHLAVKSAPTRPVMNFTQAHIDQGQLLFVHSGATAGGFNFQVNDGMNFAPRQIFSVTARTLVLHMERSGPLKVFPGASSSISKEVLSAATNDNEGNSNRTIVFNIVNPPKFGKLMTVQADKSGIEISSFTQEMVNEGKVAYVQTLESVGWAALDKFTFTVSSPPASLEAQTFDINISYENAGPERNSLLLKNTGAVVIEGDKVGIDKTMLDASNLLTKQPESRRNSYDVWYQVKSLPQHGVIVVGERNLTKEKPYFSQFILNKYSVTYQHDNSETTQDHFVFDAFLNLKSKPAQRPEDDREVLEEMFNITVTPVNDQPPVLKTKAPSLKVAQGDTVALGPSNLNVEDLDNSPDDIQYSVISRPSNGFLSLAGSLNVSVDTFSQAQINNGEVFFVQDGSPASGVFYFSVTDGHHRPVYKLFNLEVLKIAISIVNQTDLILEQGQTAAVLNQSHLAAVTNGKNTTVQYKITAPPNYGKLLLDNEEVTIFNQEDVQAHRISYHMVNLASSYDNFEFTAFTSEANLTDQMVNITVKPLIRYAEGVRFSNGIRVKLKADFLNVSELALISGSDPLFAILSPPMYGKILKPGKEKKAEPTKTFLFSELQQGKLAIELKANLTEVQELNDSIRFVLKAGNLQPAHGEFVFSIVPYDPALITTTAISLYTSSTASPRQTTVMSPPLLSKSPSIQPSALVTKAVPKFKGRNRWGDSNRSDSHATTRFKPTYSQEIVPVRNQPVRVESVSDSSSSSNPMLIILPLLALLLVVIVVILVLLLRRKQQKKNKHLNGSSARKSRPDSRHFQGHPERTATVPLVTITPLTPSNPGSPALMRLQTGNPAYGQSVTLCSFGDMDHEATQFCRTTNPTLQHNQYWV; this comes from the exons ATGAAGACTTTACTTTTATACgcgttgctgttgttgtttgtcGGAGTGGCCCGAGGAG CTTCCTTTTATGGCGATGGATTTGTGcagttaaaaatgaaagattCATCTCACTCCACATTCAACTCGCTCCACATCCGCTTCCGGACGTCTAGTCAGAGAGGTGTGCTGTTCCTGGCTGCAGGGCAAAGCCATTACCTGCTGCTGGAACTCAGCTCTGGCAGACTGCAG GCAAAGCTGGATCTTGGTTCTGGTGAGCAGATCCTAGACTCCGACAAAGGGAACCCGCTGAATGACTTGGCTTGGCACACAGTAGATCTCATCCATGACCGATTTAACGTAATCCTAACCGTAGACAAGCATTTCCAGACCAGTCAGAGACTTTCTGACTCGCAGCAACAGCTGGATATCAGCGATGGTTTATATATTGGTGGAACAGGAGGCTTGGATAAAGTCTATCTCCCTAATGATCTCACCGGTTTCCGTGGTTGCCTTGATGAAGTGCTGTTTAATCAGAACAACCTCCTGTCATCACTTAGGCCGTACTCTGGCTTGAAGAACGTCTACGAGGTTTCCCTTGGATGCAGTCCACAGTTCTTTGCTAACGAAGATGATGCAGTCAGTTTTTTCAGTTCCAGGGCATACGTCTCTCTTCCTCCTTGGTCAGCACAGCAAGAGTGGACTCTTGAATGCTCGGTACATACATCAGCTCAAGAGGGAATCATTATGTACAATTCTGCTCGAGAAGGGGGCTTTGTTGCCATGGAGATTCATGATGGCTTACTTGTTGCTGTGGTGGGGAGAGACGGAATGAGAACAGAGCTGCGCTCTCTGACTTTCGTCAACGACAAGAAGTGGCACTATGTTAAGCTTTACTTCACTTCTAAAAGCTTGCAGCTGACCATCGACGGAGAGACTGTGAAGTCCAGCATCAAATCCAGATCAAAAACCTTGCATCTGAAAGGTTTTCTTTTCCTCGGTGGTGTAGATGACGGCACTCGCTCTGAAGTCAGGAAGGTTGGCCTGTCATCAGTGGCAGGAAAGCGCATTAAAGGTGGCTCCTTCAAAGGATGCTTTAGAGATATTAAGGTCAATGGTATTTTAACAGGTCTTCCAAATGCTCTGGTAACCAAAGACGTCTCAGTCGGCTGTGAACCAGAAAAGGAACCTCAAGTTCCCACGACTGCTGGGAGTCCGGTTTTTCAGTCTGTCACTCAGTTACCGTCTATAGATATGTCCACGCTGGCAAAGGGTCTGGTTGCAGGACATGGACAGAATTTCTTGCAGCTTAGGAACCTTGTTGTTCCTGAAGGCGGTCGCGCATCGCTGGAATCAAAACACATCAAAGTGAACCTGGATTTCAAGAAGCTCGGCATCCGTCAGTCTCAGATCATGTTTAGGATCGAAGAGCAGCCAGTGCATGGTCAGCTGAGGTTTGATGTGGACCAGGAGCAAGAAGAGAGTACGTTCAGTATGCTGGATCTGTGGCATGGCAGAGTCATGTACATCCATGGAGGTTCTGAAGATCCACATGACTACTTCATGTTCTCCATCTTCTCCAGTAGCAGAAAAGTGAAACCGAGCTACCTCAAGGGAGAGAAGTTGTACATGTTCAACGTGACAGTAACACCAACCAACGATGCACCGGAACTGAGTCTGCCTGAGGGAAATCTCTTCGTTCTTCTAGAGAACTCGAGGAAAAGATTAACCACTGACGTGTTGAAAGCCACAGATGTAGACAGCAGCTCCACAGACTTGGTCTACTCTGTATtgggaaatcttaatgctgaTGCCGGGTTTTTGGAAACTGAAGATAACCCTGGTCAGGCAGTCACTTCATTCCCTCATTCAGCTCTGGAAGCTGGAAAAATCAACTACGCCCACACCGGAGTAAAGAACTCGAGGATAGTGTTGAGGGTTAGCGATGGAGAGAAGATAAGCAACACGGTGGTGCTACGAATTATGGCTGTTAAACTGGAATACAGCATTGCAAACAACACGGGGGTGGAGGTCACTCAAGGAGAAACGGCtctaataaacacaacacagttagCAATTCAGACAAACGCAGTAAGACAAGCCGTAGACATTCGTTACGATGTCATCGAGCCGCCAAGATTCGGAGAACTGCAAAAGCTTCATTCAAATGGAGAATGGAAATCGACCGATTCTTTTTCTCAACGCGTTCTGGAGAAGGATCGTCTGAGATACCTCAGCACCTTCAAGGATATTCAGACTGCTAACGTAACCGATCACTTCAAGTGTAAAGTCACGGTCGCAGCAAAAGCAACAGAGGAACTGGTGTTTGATATAAAGACCAAATGGATTCATTACACACTGGAGAGAAATGAAGTACTCCAAATGGACAAAATCAGGAGAATGGCAATTGATCCAGAGCATCTCTATGCAAGGACACACGGCGTGGATTTAACCGAAGATCAGATTTATTTCAAGCTTCTCTCTTCCACTAAGAAAGGGTTGATTTTGCtgaataataaaaagttaaGCGCCTATTCTATGTTTAGCCAAATGAACATCACTAATATGGAAGTGGAGTATCAGCTGATCGATAGACCGTACGAGAACACAAGCGACACGTTCGAATATCAGGTGTTCAGCAAGCATGCTCATTCAGCCAGCCATGTATTCAGGATAAATATCAGAGCGGATATCAACAGcgtttacataaaaaataacgGACTTGCGGTTTTTGAAGGCGAAAGCAAACTTATTACAAACAACGAGCTGTTTGCTGAGACTCTGAGTACTAAAGAAATCTATTACACAGTCACCGAGATGCCAAAACACGGCAAACTAGCTCGAATCAACTTGTCCAACTCAACCAAGCATTATGATAATCTGGTGTCTTTTACCTACCAGGATATCATAGAGGAGCGCCTCATGTACGTCCATGATGACAGTGAAACAACTCACGATCAGTTCCGATTTACGGCTTCAACGAGTCCGCTGGCGAAGAGTCTCGCCAACGAAGACGATTCAGGCTCCAAAGACGGTGTCTTCAACATCACCATACAGTTAGTGAACGACGAGAAACCTGTTCGAATTGTGGATAAAGTCTTCCACGTGGTCAAAAACGGACAGAGGCTGTTGACGTTAGATGACCTGTGCTACCACGACGCAGACTCGGACTTCAGTGACGGTCAGCTGGTTTACACCCGCCGCGGCATCCCTATAGGCGATCTAGTGCTGGTAAACGACACGTCTCACAAACTCTACCAGTTCCACCAAGAGGACCTGGAACAGAAACGGGTGTTGTTTCTTCATCGTGGGATGAACTCTGGCCGCTTCGTGCTTTTCGTATCAGATGGCAAGCACTACATCTCCTCGCTGTTGGATATCAGCGCTCAGGATCCCTACCTAAAGGTCGCCAACAACACAGGCCTTTTGGTCCAAAAAGGACAGACTGGGATGTTCAGCAGTGCTAATTTCAGTGTGGTTACAAACATGGACATCAGGGAAGACAGCGAAATCAAGTTTAAGATTAGTGACGCACCAAAACATGGTGCGTTGTTTATAAAAGACCAGCGAGTTGACTCTTTTACGCAGTACGAACTGAAGAATGCTCTGCTGTTGTATCGCCATGACGATAGCAAGAATTTGGCTGAATTTTTCACGCTCATTGTCGAAGCAAGAGGGTTGCATTTGGAAGCTAGGATCAATGTGAAAGTGTACTTGGAAAGCCACCAAAAGCCACCTGTCTTACTCAACAACAAGATCTTAGTGGTGGACGAGGGAAAGCCGGTGAAGATTGAACGCGGTAAACTTGAG gtcACTCATGAAGCAAACCTGCCCAATGAAATCATCTTCACTGTTAAAGTCGCTCCAGCTTACGGATACCTGCGACGATTTCATAACGGTAAAGAACAATTCCAAGGAGTTGAGCAGGACCCTTTAATGACCTTTACACAGCAAGGCATCAACACCGGGAATGTCCAGTATGTCCAGATAACGCCCGAGCGGGTGAACGACTCCTTTGTTCTGGAAGCCAGTAATGGGGTCACAGAGCTGAGTGACATCGTTATGACTGTAGATATCATTCCGCAGTATATACCTATTGAAGTCTCCAATATAACGCTGAAAGAAGGAGCATCTAAAGCGCTGACAGAAGACATCATACGAGTTACCAGTCCACATTTCTCTGGGCTTCACTTTGTGTACTACGTGTCAGAAGGACCCATGCATGGACACATCGAGAACTCGCGTTTCCCAGGGACACCCACAACATATTTTACCAGAAAACAG GTGGAGCAGGAGTTTATCTACTACGTCCACGACAACTCGGAGACATTCCAGGACTACTTCACTGTTATAGCCAATGCCACGGATCTCCGAAAACACAGCACTCCCAGGACAGTGCATGTCCAAGTCACGCCAGTCAATGACAAAGCTCCGGTTATCACGGCCAACAGAGTACTCAGG GTTTGGGTCGGCTCCATAACAGAGATCACTCCTGAAGATCTGCACGCGGAGGATGACGATACAGCTCCAGGGCAGCTCCATTACCTCACCACTCAGCCCAGTAACGGGCACCTGGCTGTGAAAAGTGCTCCCACTAGACCAGTCATGAACTTCACTCAGGCTCACATAGATCAGGGACAACTACTGTTCGTGCACAGTG GAGCCACGGCTGGAGGGTTTAACTTCCAGGTGAATGACGGCATGAACTTTGCTCCAAGGCAGATATTCAGCGTGACGGCTCGTACGCTCGTTCTCCATATGGAAAGGAGCGGCCCTCTCAAGGTGTTTCCAG GCGCTTCATCCTCCATTTCAAAAGAAGTCCTCAGTGCAGCAACCAACGACAACGAAGGCAATTCAAACCGCACCATTGTTTTCAACATTGTTAATCCCCCGAAATTTGGAAAGCTGATGACTGTGCAGGCTGACAAGTCTGGCATTGAGATTTCTTCCTTCACACAAGAAATG GTCAACGAGGGTAAGGTGGCATATGTACAGACTCTGGAGTCTGTTGGATGGGCAGCATTAGACAAGTTCACGTTCACCGTGTCATCACCTCCTGCAAGCCTTGAGGCTCAGACCTTTGATATCAACATCTCTTACGAAAATGCAGGGCCTGAACGAAACTCTCTCCTGCTTAAAAACACAG GAGCTGTGGTCATAGAAGGAGACAAAGTCGGCATTGACAAAACAATGCTAGATGCATCAAATCTCCTCACCAAACAGCCCGAGTCTCGACGCAACTCCTACGACGTCTGGTACCAGGTCAAGTCTTTACCTCAACATGGTGTCATCGTTGTTGGTGAACGCAATCTTACAAAGGAAAAGCCCTACTTCTCTCAGTTCATTCTGAACAAATACAGCGTAACCTACCAGCACGACAACTCCGAGACCACGCAAGACCACTTTGTCTTCGATGCTTTCCTCAACCTGAAAAGCAAACCTGCACAGCGCCCTGAGGACGACCGTGAAGTGTTAGAGGAAATGTTCAACATTACGGTCACTCCAGTGAACGATCAGCCACCTGTCCTGAAAACCAAAGCGCCAAGCCTCAAAGTGGCTCAAGGAGATACTGTTGCTCTTGGACCCAGCAACCTGAATGTGGAAGACCTTGACAACTCCCCAGATGACATCCAGTACTCTGTGATCAGCAGACCTAGCAACGGCTTCCTTTCTCTCGCTGGAAGTCTAAACGTATCTGTGGATACTTTCTCTCAAGCCCAGATCAACAACGGTGAAGTATTCTTTGTCCAAGACGGCAGCCCAGCATCCGGGGTGTTCTATTTCAGTGTCACCGACGGTCATCATCGGCCAGTCTACAAACTTTTCAACCTAGAGGTGTTGAAGATCGCCATTTCAATCGTCAATCAAACAGATCTGATATTGGAACAGGGGCAAACAGCAGCGGTGCTCAACCAGTCACATCTGGCTGCGGTGACTAATGGCAAAAACACTACTGTTCAGTATAAAATAACTGCTCCTCCTAACTACGGTAAACTGCTCTTGGACAACGAAGAAGTTACCATTTTTAATCAGGAGGATGTGCAAGCACACAGAATAAGTTACCATATGGTCAATCTTGCATCCTCTTATGATAACTTTGAGTTCACTGCTTTCACCTCAGAGGCAAACCTGACTGACCAAATGGTCAACATCACAGTTAAGCCTTTGATTAGGTATGCAGAAGGTGTAAGGTTCTCAAATGGAATTCGCGTTAAGCTCAAGGCAGACTTTCTCAACGTTTCTGAACTTGCCCTGATTAGTGGTAGCGATCCATTGTTCGCAATCCTGTCCCCACCAATGTATGGAAAGATTTTAAAGCCTGGCAAGGAGAAAAAAGCAGAACCTACAAAGACATTTCTCTTTAGCGAATTACAGCAGGGAAAACTCGCCATCGAGCTAAAGGCCAATCTTACCGAAGTTCAAGAGTTGAATGACTCGATAAGATTTGTCCTAAAAGCTGGCAACCTTCAACCTGCACATGGGGAGTTCGTCTTTAGCATCGTGCCATATGACCCTGCTCTCATAACAACAACAGCTATCTCATTGTACACAAGTAGTACTGCTTCACCCAGACAAACCACAGTTATGAGCCCTCCTCTCCTTTCCAAATCTCCATCAATTCAGCCTTCAGCGCTGGTCACCAAGGCCGTGCCAAAGTTTAAGGGCCGCAATCGCTGGGGCGACTCGAATCGCAGTGACTCACATGCCACAACTAGGTTTAAACCAACATATAGTCAGGAAATTGTTCCAGTGAGGAACCAACCAGTGAGAGTTGAGTCAGTATCCGATAGCAGCTCCTCTTCCAACCCCATGCTCATCATCCTCCCACTGCTTGCTCTTTTACTTGTGGTCATCGTGGTCATATTGGTGTTACTACTGAGGAGAAAGCAGCAGAAGAAGAATAAACATTTGAACGGTTCCTCTGCTCGTAAATCCCGGCCCGATAGTAGACACTTTCAGGGGCATCCGGAGAGGACTGCAACGGTTCCTCTAGTAACTATAACCCCTCTCACCCCAAGCAACCCCGGTAGTCCTGCTTTGATGAGACTCCAGACAGGAAACCCTGCCTATGGGCAATCTGTGACTCTGTGCTCCTTTGGAGACATGGATCATGAAGCCACTCAGTTTTGCAGGACCACAAACCCCACCTTGCAGCACAATCAGTACTGGGTGTGA